Proteins encoded by one window of Anopheles maculipalpis chromosome 2RL, idAnoMacuDA_375_x, whole genome shotgun sequence:
- the LOC126556011 gene encoding cationic amino acid transporter 3-like, translated as MRAEGPLRRFWTALTRKKQNEDDGSDSKLARVLTLLDLTGLGVGSTLGLGVYVLAGSVAREQAGPAVVVSFLVAAVASAIAALCYAEFAARVPKAGSAYVYSYVSIGEFTAFTIGWNLILEYVIGTSSVARGMSGYIDSLVDNKISKAMRDAMPIDVDFLSDYPDFFSFIVVLILAGLLAYGVKESTLMNNIFTGVNLIVIGIVLVAGGINCDPDNWTIDPKDIPEGYNGGAGGFAPFGFAGIMAGAAKCFYGFVGFDCIATTGEEAKNPERNIPLAIVISLIIIFLAYFGISTVLTMALPYYLQDPEAPFPHLFESIGWHAIKWIVSIGAIFALCTSLLGAMFPLPRVLYAMSSDGIIYKKLQTVHPKTQTPVLATMLSGLLAAIMAALFNLQQLIDMMSIGTLLAYTIVAVSVLVLRYQTEELLNSSEISVTVPEVIRQLVNRERHEAPTKLSSAVVKFSVCVFAVFVCGACGILVPAEDYINADYPGVIVGLAVLVALLVLLFIIISLQPTDSIKLTFKVPLVPLLPLISVFFNLYLMFQLDSGTWIRFSVWIAVGYFIYFSYGIRHSIEGERLLTKAELAASKANGIDNTGYDGASDVIGRKDSRDAPTYAIANEST; from the exons ATGCGAGCGGAAGGCCCTTTACGTCGCTTCTGGACAGCGCTGACGAGGAAGAAACAGAATGAAGACGACGGTTCCGACTCGAAGCTGGCCCGCGTCCTGACGCTACTCGATCTGACCGGGCTCGGTGTGGGCAGTACGCTCGGGCTCGGTGTGTACGTTCTGGCCGGTTCGGTAGCACGCGAACAGGCCGGCCCGGCAGTGGTTGTCTCGTTCCTGGTGGCGGCCGTTGCTTCCGCCATCGCCGCCCTGTGCTATGCCGAGTTTGCGGCACGTGTGCCGAAAGCTGGATCCGCCTACGTCTACAGTTACGTGAGCATTGGCGAGTTTACCGCATTCACAATCGGTTGGAATCTGATCTTGGAGTACGTGATCG GCACGTCCAGTGTGGCCCGTGGTATGAGCGGCTACATTGACTCGCTGGTCGACAACAAAATCAGTAAAGCGATGCGCGACGCAATGCCGATCGACGTCGACTTCCTGTCGGACTATCCGGACTTTTTCTCCTTCATCGTTGTGCTGATTTTGGCCGGACTGCTAGCGTACGGTGTGAAGGAATCGACGCTGATGAACAACATCTTCACCGGAGTTAATCTGATCGTGATCGGTATTGTACTTGTGGCGGGAGGCATCAACTGTGATCCGGACAATTGGACCATCGATCCTAAGGATATACCGGAGGGATATAACGGTGGTGCGGGCGGATTTGCACCGTTCGGGTTTGCCGGCATCATGGCCGGTGCTGCCAAATGTTTTTACGGGTTCGTCGGATTTGATTGTATCGCTACGACCGGCGAGGAAGCTAAAAACCCGGAACGCAACATCCCACTCGCTATCGTGATCTCactcatcatcattttcctcGCGTACTTTGGCATTTCGACGGTGCTGACGATGGCATTGCCGTACTATCTGCAAGACCCAGAAGCACCCTTCCCACATTTGTTCGAATCGATCGGATGGCACGCTATTAAATGGATCGTGTCGATTGGAGCGATCTTTGCGCTCTGTACCAGCTTGCTTGGTGCAATGTTCCCGCTACCTCGCGTACTGTACGCCATGTCCTCGGATGGGATCATCTACAAGAAGCTTCAGACTGTGCATCCGAAAACGCAAACGCCCGTGCTAGCTACCATGCTGTCGGGGCTGCTGGCAGCCATTATGGCGGCACTGTTTAATCTGCAGCAGCTGATCGATATGATGTCCATTGGTACGTTGCTGGCCTACACGATCGTCGCTGTGAGTGTGCTGGTTCTGCGCTACCAGACGGAGGAATTGCTAAATAGCTCAGAAATCAGTGTGACTGTGCCTGAGGTCATACGACAGCTTGTGAACCGGGAACGCCACGAAGCACCAACGAAACTCTCATCGGCGGTGGTTAAGtttagtgtttgtgtttttg CCGTGTTCGTCTGCGGTGCTTGTGGTATTCTAGTCCCGGCAGAGGACTACATTAACGCTGACTATCCAGGCGTCATCGTCGGACTGGCGGTGCTCGTCGCCCTTCTCGTTCTACTGTTCATCATCATTTCCCTGCAGCCAACGGACAGCATAAAGCTTACGTTCAAAGTGCCACTAGTGCCTCTGCTGCCACTGATTAGTGTGTTCTTCAATCTGTACCTCATGTTCCAGCTCGACTCCGGTACCTGGATTCGTTTCAGCGTTTGGATTGCGGTCGGATACTTTATCTACTTCAGCTACGGCATACGCCACTCGATCGAAGGTGAACGGTTGCTCACAAAGGCTGAGCTTGCCGCATCAAAGGCAAACGGTATCGACAACACCGGTTACGATGGTGCTTCGGATGTGATAGGCCGAAAGGATTCGCGAGACGCTCCAACGTACGCAATTGCGAACGAGTCAACGTAG
- the LOC126556349 gene encoding ER membrane protein complex subunit 4 translates to MATKVATKKFKWALDFNTKPRSSGSDIAAPPGYNPSADVISSKVVNQTDQSHLILKKSWEIALGPIKQFPMNLVIMYMSGNSISIFPIMMVVMMFIRPIKMMLSTHSTFKVIEGISATGQKLVFLLGNLVNIGLALYKCHSMGLLPTHASDWLAFVEPQKRLEYSGGGISLL, encoded by the exons ATGGCCACCAAAGTAGCaactaagaaatttaaatggGCGCTGGATTTCAACACCAA ACCTCGCAGCAGCGGTTCCGATATTGCTGCACCGCCTGGTTACAATCCGTCGGCTGACGTGATCAGCAGCAAGGTGGTCAACCAGACAGACCAAAGCCACCTCATCCTGAAGAAATCGTGGGAGATTGCGCTCGGACCGATTAAGCAGTTCCCAATGAACCTCGTCATCATGTACATGTCGGGAAATTCGATCAGCATCTTCCCCatcatgatggtggtgatgatgttcATCCGACCGATCAAGATGATGCTGTCGACGCATTCCACGTTCAAAGTGATCGAAGGTATCTCTGCCACCGGTCAGAAGCTGGTATTTTTGCTGGGCAACCTCGTCAACATTGGACTGGCTCTGTACAAGTGCCACAGCATGGGTCTTCTACCAACGCATGCGTCCGATTGGTTGGCTTTCGTCGAACCGCAGAAACGGTTGGAATATTCCGGCGGAGGCATCTCGTTACTTTGA
- the LOC126556128 gene encoding general transcription factor IIH subunit 2, which translates to MADEEDPKEYRWETGYEKTWEAIKEDDDGLIEGSVSDIIQKAKRKRQAMKRGFSKLGMMRHLYVLLDCSEAMTVPDLKPTRFICSLKLLELFIEEFFDQNPISQLGVIAMKAKRAEKISELGGSSRKHIKAVHALNSGVQLVGEPSLQNGLELALKTLRMIPQHASREILIIMGSLTSCDPNDVHLTIENLKTEGVRCSVLSLSAEIRICKFLCTETGGLFGAVLDDAHYKDQLLQHIDPPQAGNQQEFSLIKMGFPHGKTESGKEPPLTMCMCHIDSADEPAKLTSGGYHCPQCYSKYCELPVECSACGLTLASAPHLARSYHHLFPVPHFNELPLEQVQVQEPRNPPVTNCYACQKTLAIGTDKMVYECGACQQVFCIDCDIFIHETLHSCVGCTTIPASAQSLQARKPVPPPHSLSVI; encoded by the exons ATGGCCGACGAAGAGGACCCAAAGGAGTACCGCTGGGAGACGGGATACGAAAAAACATG GGAAGCCATAAAAGAAGACGACGATGGGCTGATCGAGGGCTCCGTGAGCGACATCATTCAGAAGGCAAAGCGCAAGCGGCAAGCAATGAAACGAGGCTTCAGCAAGCTCGGTATGATGCGTCATCTGTACGTTCTGCTCGATTGTTCCGAAGCCATGACGGTGCCGGATCTAAAGCCAACCCGGTTCATATGCTCGCTGAAGCTACTTGAACTGTTTATAGAGGAGTTTTTCGATCAGAACCCTATCTCTCAGCTTGGCGTTATTGCGATGAAGGCAAAGCGAGCGGAAAAGATCTCGGAATTAGGCGGTAGCTCGAGGAAGCACATTAAAGCGGTTCACGCGCTTAACAGTGGTGTCCAGCTGGTCGGTGAACCATCGCTTCAAAATGGTCTGGAGCTAGCGCTGAAGACGTTGCGCATGATTCCACAGCACGCTAGTAGAGAAATTTTGATCATCATGGGAAGCTTGACCAGTTGCGACCCCAACGATGTGCATTTGACGATTGAAAATCTTAAAACCGAAGGCGTTCGATGTTCCGTACTTTCTCTCTCGGCTGAGATCCGTATCTGCAAGTTCCTGTGCACCGAAACCGGTGGCTTGTTCGGTGCCGTGCTAGACGATGCCCACTACAAGGATCAGCTGCTGCAGCACATCGATCCACCGCAGGCAGGCAATCAGCAGGAATTTTCGCTCATCAAGATGGGCTTCCCACACGGCAAGACAGAATCGGGCAAGGAACCACCGTTGACGATGTGTATGTGCCACATTGATAGTGCCGATGAGCCAGCCAAGCTTACCTCGGGCGGATACCATTGTCCCCAGTGCTACAGCAAGTACTGCGAACTGCCGGTGGAATGTTCAGCGTGTGGGTTGACATTGGCTTCAGCGCCCCATCTTGCGCGCAGCTACCATCATCTGTTTCCGGTACCGCATTTCAACGAACTACCATTGGAGCAGGTGCAGGTACAGGAACCACGGAATCCTCCCGTAACCAATTGTTACGCCTGTCAGAAAACGCTCGCCATAGGCACGGATAAAATGGTGTACGAGTGTGGTGCCTGTCAGCAGGTGTTTTGCATTGATTGCGATATTTTTATACACGAAACGTTACACTCGTGTGTTGGCTGTACTACGATTCCGGCCTCCGCACAAAGTTTACAGGCGCGCAAACCCGTGCCACCACCGCACAGTTTATCCGTCATTTAA
- the LOC126556296 gene encoding B-cell receptor-associated protein 31 — protein MTLVWGIIASFLYVEIFVVLLLVLPLRSPQQWHRFFKSRFLAMLSRQAQTYFYLLLAVLVLFLLEAIREMRKYSSNDHTHTETHLNVEMQHSMRLFRAQRNFYISGFAIFLSLVIRRLVSLISGQAVLLAQAEASMKQAQSATSAARTLMNQQKDDDKKTDAKDKPAGGDASNTEVLKKKITELEQELAKERKDKEAMKSQSESLNREYDRLTEEYSKLQKKITIPSADKSD, from the exons ATGACTCTCGTCTGGGGCATTATTGCATCGTTTCTGTACGTGGAGATATTTGtcgtgctgctgctcgttCTGCCACTCCGGAGCCCACAGCAATGGCATCGATTTTTCAAATCCCGCTTCCTGGCGATGTTGAGCCGCCAGGCACAAACGTACTTCTATCTGTTGCTGGCCGTGTTGGTTCTTTTTCTGCTGGAGGCCATCCGTGAGATGCGTAAATATTCGTCCAATG atcacacgcacaccgaaACACACCTGAACGTGGAGATGCAACATAGCATGCGATTGTTCCGGGCCCAGCGCAACTTTTACATTTCCGGCTTTGCCATCTTCCTGTCGCTGGTAATCCGTCGCTTGGTTTCGCTCATCAGTGGCCAGGCCGTACTGTTGGCACAGGCAGAAGCCTCGATGAAGCAGGCACAAAGTGCAACCAGCGCTGCACGCACATTGATGAATCAGCAGAAGGATGACGATAAGAAAACGGACGCCAAGGACAAGCCGGCTGGTGGTGATGCTTCGAAT ACCGAAGTGCTAAAGAAGAAGATTACCGAGCTCGAGCAAGAGCTGGCCAAGGAGCGCAAGGATAAGGAAGCGATGAAATCACAATCGGAAAGCCTTAACCGGGAATACGATCGTCTAACAGAAGAGTACAGCaaactgcaaaagaaaattaccATTCCTAGTGCAGATAAGAGCGACTAA